A window from Halorubrum sp. BV1 encodes these proteins:
- a CDS encoding MarR family transcriptional regulator, with product MADPDRDAPPEVLDSKRDATRYQVLVEIAARQPAVSQHEIADTIGVTSQAVSDYVRDLVEHDYVDKRGRGRYNVTKEGVDWLISRTDNLEAYLERVTSDVLGSVEVDAAIAIDAIDEGTEVGLVMRDGVLHADPNGGTAHAVAVTSGDPGEAVGVTDFEGVVDYETGYVTVVRVPQVTDRTPVDPDRIDEWHSGDQLVATAGTEAYTLVTRAGIQPDIRFGTVEATTEAAVRGVDLLLVVGPDQLSHHTTKFREANVPHEVLDAADL from the coding sequence ATGGCAGATCCCGACAGGGACGCACCCCCAGAGGTCCTCGACAGCAAGCGCGACGCAACGCGCTATCAGGTGCTAGTGGAGATCGCCGCACGCCAACCCGCAGTGAGTCAACACGAAATCGCAGACACGATCGGTGTGACCTCACAAGCGGTCAGCGATTACGTCCGAGACCTCGTGGAACACGACTACGTCGACAAGCGCGGTCGGGGTCGATACAACGTGACGAAAGAAGGAGTCGACTGGCTCATCTCTCGCACAGACAACCTCGAAGCGTATTTAGAGCGCGTCACCTCCGACGTGTTGGGAAGCGTCGAAGTCGACGCCGCGATCGCGATCGACGCCATCGACGAGGGAACGGAAGTCGGGCTGGTGATGCGCGACGGAGTCCTCCACGCCGACCCCAACGGTGGCACGGCGCACGCCGTCGCCGTCACGAGCGGCGACCCCGGTGAAGCCGTCGGTGTCACGGACTTCGAAGGGGTCGTTGACTACGAAACCGGATACGTCACCGTCGTTCGCGTGCCGCAAGTCACCGACAGGACCCCAGTGGATCCAGACCGCATCGACGAGTGGCACTCGGGGGACCAACTCGTCGCAACTGCCGGAACCGAAGCGTACACCCTCGTCACGCGTGCTGGTATCCAGCCAGACATCCGGTTCGGTACGGTCGAGGCCACGACGGAGGCCGCCGTCCGCGGCGTGGACCTCCTCCTCGTCGTCGGCCCCGACCAGCTCTCACACCACACGACCAAGTTTCGAGAGGCGAACGTCCCCCACGAAGTGCTCGACGCCGCCGATCTGTAA
- a CDS encoding VOC family protein gives MSDDHSTPVTPDLPDAPFHTRGTDHITVWGSNEADTIAFYRDLLGMPLVLRQPNLDDPSQTHLFFDTGDGRILTFFVSDDRPSARGQRAGTGAVHHLCFSVDPDEYEDIMAALSEAGKGYNVFDRGIFHSIYTQDNNGLVIELSSDKYEIPDERKGEVLATAQRIREDDGADFAQDRHMEAALEELGLPVNKYDLPDADAGVGV, from the coding sequence ATGAGCGACGACCACTCGACGCCGGTCACGCCGGATCTTCCCGACGCACCGTTTCACACGAGGGGCACCGATCACATCACCGTCTGGGGGAGCAATGAGGCCGACACGATCGCGTTCTACCGCGACCTGCTCGGTATGCCGCTCGTGTTGCGGCAGCCGAACCTGGATGATCCCTCGCAGACGCACCTGTTTTTCGACACGGGTGACGGGCGGATACTGACGTTCTTCGTGAGCGACGACCGTCCGTCTGCTCGCGGTCAGCGAGCCGGAACCGGCGCGGTCCATCACCTCTGTTTCAGCGTCGATCCGGACGAGTACGAGGACATCATGGCCGCGCTCTCCGAGGCCGGGAAGGGGTACAACGTCTTTGACCGCGGGATATTCCACTCGATTTACACGCAGGACAACAACGGGCTCGTTATCGAGCTGTCGTCCGACAAGTACGAGATCCCGGACGAGCGGAAGGGTGAGGTCCTCGCGACGGCACAGCGGATCCGCGAGGACGACGGAGCTGATTTCGCACAGGATCGACACATGGAGGCCGCATTGGAGGAACTGGGGCTTCCCGTCAACAAGTACGACCTTCCGGACGCGGACGCGGGCGTTGGGGTCTGA
- a CDS encoding DUF1028 domain-containing protein, with translation MTFSICVRERYTDDSGTEQIRYGVAATARLPGVGTLCPFASADGAVATQSFANPDLGRKGVEYLADGLAVDDALRSLLNADDGREKRQVHGVGADDVFAFTGEGCRDWSGHVVGENFTVAGNLLTGRDVVDDTAAAYESNAHADASLARRLIDALAAGHDAGGDRRADLTVQSAALLVTTTEASDLSPYYNDLRVDATETPISTLRETYEAATRGYEAVTEKYAVASGGSE, from the coding sequence GTGACGTTCAGTATCTGTGTTCGCGAGCGATACACCGACGACAGCGGAACCGAACAGATCAGGTACGGCGTGGCGGCGACGGCTCGGCTCCCGGGCGTCGGCACGCTCTGTCCGTTCGCCTCGGCTGACGGCGCGGTAGCGACGCAGTCGTTCGCCAACCCGGATCTCGGTCGGAAGGGCGTGGAGTACCTCGCAGACGGACTCGCAGTGGACGACGCGCTTCGGTCGCTTTTGAACGCTGACGACGGGCGGGAGAAGCGTCAGGTCCACGGCGTCGGTGCCGACGACGTCTTCGCGTTCACCGGAGAGGGGTGCCGAGACTGGAGCGGCCACGTCGTCGGGGAGAACTTCACCGTCGCGGGAAATCTATTGACCGGCCGAGACGTCGTCGACGACACCGCGGCTGCCTACGAGTCGAACGCACACGCTGACGCGTCCCTTGCGCGGCGGCTGATCGACGCGCTCGCAGCCGGTCACGATGCGGGCGGGGACCGGAGAGCGGATCTCACGGTTCAGTCCGCGGCGCTTTTGGTCACGACCACCGAGGCGTCCGACCTCTCGCCGTACTACAACGACCTGCGCGTCGACGCCACGGAGACGCCGATCTCGACCCTTCGCGAGACCTACGAGGCGGCGACGCGCGGCTACGAGGCGGTGACAGAGAAGTACGCGGTCGCGTCGGGAGGTTCCGAGTAA
- a CDS encoding endonuclease/exonuclease/phosphatase family protein — MTEIRIVSYNVRYANRNDHHDAWHERRDAVARLVRFHRPDVVAFQEPIAEQRRDLRERLPEYAFVGRGRDSDGDGEGCPIGVRTDRLRIADHGTFWLSETPDSPSADWDATHPRIATWARVRPASDRPDEPRRDDDRGTGDGGRRRSFLVANTHFDHVSGRARRESARLLRRRLPETAGDATEAVPSGEADHPLPLVLVGDLNCTPESVPHQILTARDGDGEADTDDTGGRDGVNRFRDAAAAADLRHGPATSLTDFARLIHGRRIDHVLVSPTVDVEAFATLTDRDDRGRYPSDHLPVLAKVTLPAD; from the coding sequence ATGACCGAGATTCGGATCGTGAGCTACAACGTCCGTTACGCGAACCGTAACGATCACCACGACGCGTGGCACGAGCGGCGCGACGCGGTCGCGCGGCTCGTTCGCTTTCATCGCCCGGACGTCGTCGCGTTTCAAGAGCCGATCGCCGAGCAGCGGCGCGACCTCCGGGAGCGACTTCCGGAATACGCCTTTGTCGGCCGCGGACGCGACAGTGACGGCGACGGTGAGGGGTGCCCGATCGGCGTTCGCACGGACCGTCTACGGATCGCGGACCACGGGACGTTTTGGCTCTCTGAGACGCCCGACTCCCCGTCGGCAGACTGGGATGCGACCCACCCGCGGATCGCGACGTGGGCGCGCGTGCGACCCGCCAGCGACCGCCCCGACGAACCACGACGAGACGACGACCGAGGGACGGGTGACGGCGGGAGACGCCGCTCGTTCCTCGTCGCCAACACGCACTTCGATCACGTGAGCGGCCGGGCTCGCCGAGAATCCGCGCGGTTGCTCCGGCGGCGACTCCCGGAGACCGCCGGAGACGCGACCGAGGCGGTGCCCAGTGGCGAGGCGGACCATCCGCTTCCGCTCGTGCTCGTCGGCGATCTCAACTGCACGCCGGAGTCAGTCCCACACCAGATACTCACGGCAAGGGACGGTGACGGCGAAGCCGATACGGACGACACCGGGGGTCGAGACGGTGTGAACCGCTTCCGTGACGCTGCCGCGGCTGCCGACCTCCGGCACGGCCCGGCGACCAGCCTGACGGACTTCGCTCGGCTGATCCACGGCCGGCGGATCGACCATGTGCTCGTGTCACCCACCGTCGACGTCGAGGCGTTCGCGACGTTAACCGATCGTGACGATAGAGGCCGATATCCGTCAGACCACCTCCCGGTGCTCGCGAAGGTGACACTTCCGGCGGACTAA
- a CDS encoding RNA-binding protein encodes MQVKSRHHLRSDDIDAIREAVADHLGVDIDGDAFELVEFVDADYELVLVDGDPAVFYVDDDEPFLTVRGANDYEPETGVVTVDAGAISFVSDGADVMRPGIVEADPAIREGDLVVIAEETHEKVLAVGRALVDGDEMAGESGKVVSSIHHVGDELYEFSA; translated from the coding sequence ATGCAAGTGAAATCGCGGCATCACCTCCGGAGCGACGACATCGACGCGATCCGCGAGGCGGTCGCAGACCACCTCGGGGTCGATATCGACGGAGACGCCTTCGAACTCGTCGAGTTCGTCGACGCGGACTACGAACTCGTGCTGGTCGACGGGGACCCGGCCGTCTTCTACGTGGACGACGACGAGCCCTTCCTCACCGTTCGGGGCGCGAACGACTACGAGCCGGAGACGGGCGTCGTCACGGTCGACGCCGGTGCGATCTCGTTCGTCTCCGACGGTGCCGACGTGATGCGACCGGGGATCGTCGAAGCGGACCCCGCGATTCGCGAGGGGGATCTGGTCGTGATCGCAGAAGAAACCCACGAGAAGGTGCTCGCGGTCGGTCGCGCGCTGGTCGACGGCGACGAGATGGCCGGCGAGAGCGGCAAGGTCGTCTCCTCGATCCACCACGTCGGCGACGAGCTGTACGAGTTCTCTGCGTAA
- a CDS encoding 2Fe-2S iron-sulfur cluster-binding protein translates to MLNPLAITSLANPLAIVIAGIATLTVVLVSSLKGTGWEPTTDISDTVLERRASAVPETDFPEPGNRAIGGGGGGGAIPAGAEGEEGELEDGSTASSGPGDIPEDEVEYFDVEFVKQGETVELSNDQPILEQGEDQGWDLPYACRQGQCVSCAGRIADGPSEDFVEHDNQQMLEDPELDDGYTLTCVAYPRDSFSIETGEAP, encoded by the coding sequence ATGCTCAACCCACTGGCGATCACGTCGCTCGCGAACCCGCTCGCGATCGTTATCGCAGGGATCGCGACGCTGACTGTGGTCCTCGTCAGCTCGCTGAAGGGGACGGGGTGGGAACCGACGACGGACATCTCGGATACGGTTCTCGAACGGCGCGCATCCGCCGTTCCAGAGACCGATTTCCCCGAGCCGGGCAACCGAGCGATCGGCGGCGGTGGCGGCGGCGGTGCGATTCCCGCCGGCGCAGAGGGTGAAGAGGGCGAACTCGAAGACGGGAGCACGGCGAGTTCCGGTCCCGGTGACATCCCCGAAGACGAAGTCGAGTACTTCGACGTCGAGTTCGTCAAACAGGGCGAGACGGTCGAACTCTCGAACGACCAGCCGATCCTCGAACAGGGCGAAGACCAGGGCTGGGACCTGCCGTACGCCTGCCGGCAGGGACAGTGCGTTTCCTGTGCCGGCCGTATCGCGGACGGTCCGTCCGAGGACTTCGTCGAACACGACAACCAGCAGATGCTCGAAGACCCCGAGCTCGACGACGGATACACGCTGACGTGCGTCGCGTACCCCCGCGACTCCTTCAGCATCGAGACCGGCGAGGCACCCTAA
- a CDS encoding NifU family protein: MSDESLAERVEQWMVGQMPIIQMHGGTSVVREADPDTGEVVVELGGTCSGCGISNITADNIRRDLIMDFEEVTNVTVRTASSGDQGASTVEGGRGGELKHETESANHF; the protein is encoded by the coding sequence ATGAGCGACGAGAGCCTCGCCGAGCGAGTTGAGCAGTGGATGGTCGGTCAGATGCCGATCATCCAGATGCATGGCGGCACGAGCGTCGTCCGCGAGGCCGACCCCGACACCGGCGAGGTCGTCGTCGAACTCGGCGGTACCTGCTCCGGCTGCGGCATCTCGAACATCACCGCCGACAACATCCGCCGCGACCTGATCATGGATTTCGAGGAGGTTACGAACGTGACCGTTCGGACGGCTTCCTCGGGCGATCAGGGCGCGTCCACGGTCGAAGGCGGCCGCGGCGGCGAACTCAAACACGAGACCGAATCCGCGAACCATTTTTAA
- a CDS encoding DUF402 domain-containing protein: MNVRIRGIYTTAITRLLLDAGHEVVDASGPIRRRFEAEFPTAPPDVRVETTADRQGVGAHGDPEAIADLREHIGEIGLDTLAWTDPAPTGTVLDGEVTETLGGGAVVRLRVGTDETESGGDKGSKTTEGYLPYGTVDDHVETGDPVRVQVREPAAPWTDRRPTLDGALRLGGDLVSLEPGSGTRVDVRNDETARELAGMVDLLGLEPPEGWRAVWKSSAVDAGTDELEAGLRVAIEAAEEVGSAVDAAGGLGVLADPSRLRDEPIATSNSGFWAWFGRETRFSLDDARREVTATMPGHHRVKAGSADASAGVDLAEALCEPGPDAEFPFGVVTDAFGPTEGGALRIDHGKPDGRVVTLGEATVTEVDADGSVTVEREMTGGGTYDGLGVSREAGDIAETSLKEGRWWYPTTYRGSDGTVRGTYVNVCTPVEVFPDAARYVDLHVDVVKHPDGAVERVDDDVLRESVAAGDTPEPLAEKARDVASALEDAL, translated from the coding sequence GTGAACGTCCGCATTCGGGGGATTTACACGACCGCCATTACCCGCCTGCTGTTGGATGCGGGACACGAGGTCGTCGATGCGTCCGGGCCGATACGCCGACGGTTCGAGGCGGAGTTTCCGACCGCACCACCCGATGTGCGGGTGGAGACGACCGCGGACAGACAGGGCGTCGGGGCGCACGGCGATCCGGAGGCGATAGCAGACCTCCGCGAGCACATCGGAGAAATCGGCCTCGACACGCTCGCGTGGACGGATCCGGCACCGACCGGGACGGTGCTCGACGGCGAGGTGACGGAGACGCTCGGCGGAGGCGCGGTCGTGCGGCTCCGAGTCGGGACGGACGAGACGGAAAGCGGCGGAGACAAGGGCTCGAAAACCACGGAGGGGTACCTCCCGTACGGTACCGTCGACGACCACGTCGAGACCGGCGATCCGGTTCGCGTGCAGGTGCGTGAGCCCGCCGCGCCGTGGACGGACCGGCGTCCGACCCTCGACGGCGCGCTTCGCCTCGGCGGCGACCTCGTCTCGCTCGAACCGGGGTCTGGAACCCGCGTCGACGTCCGAAACGACGAAACCGCGCGCGAACTCGCGGGAATGGTCGACCTGCTCGGACTGGAGCCGCCCGAGGGCTGGCGAGCCGTGTGGAAGTCGTCCGCGGTCGACGCCGGGACGGACGAGTTGGAGGCCGGCCTCCGCGTCGCCATCGAGGCGGCCGAAGAGGTGGGTTCGGCCGTCGACGCGGCCGGCGGTCTCGGCGTCCTCGCCGATCCGAGTCGACTCCGCGACGAGCCGATAGCAACGTCGAATTCGGGGTTTTGGGCCTGGTTCGGGCGGGAAACCCGGTTCTCACTCGACGACGCGCGGCGCGAGGTGACCGCGACGATGCCGGGTCACCACCGCGTGAAGGCGGGGTCCGCCGACGCGTCCGCGGGCGTCGACCTCGCGGAGGCGCTTTGTGAGCCCGGGCCGGACGCCGAATTCCCGTTCGGAGTCGTGACGGACGCGTTCGGCCCGACCGAGGGTGGCGCACTCCGGATCGACCACGGCAAACCCGACGGGCGGGTCGTCACACTCGGCGAGGCGACGGTGACGGAGGTCGACGCCGACGGATCGGTCACCGTAGAGCGCGAGATGACCGGCGGCGGCACCTACGACGGGTTAGGCGTCTCGCGCGAAGCCGGGGACATCGCGGAGACGAGTCTGAAGGAGGGGCGGTGGTGGTACCCGACGACGTATCGCGGCAGCGACGGGACGGTTCGGGGGACGTACGTCAACGTCTGTACGCCGGTCGAGGTGTTCCCCGACGCCGCGCGCTACGTCGACCTCCACGTGGACGTGGTGAAACATCCAGACGGAGCCGTCGAGCGGGTCGACGACGACGTCCTCCGAGAGTCGGTCGCTGCCGGCGACACGCCGGAGCCGTTGGCCGAGAAGGCAAGAGACGTCGCGTCGGCGCTCGAAGACGCCCTGTAG